GTCCCCTCGGCGCAACCCTTCTCCTGTCCCAGCTCTTGGCCGACGACCACAACAACCCTATCTTCCTCGTCTCCGCGCCCGGCGACGACCATGACCTCGTCGGCGTGGCATTCACTGCCGCGCCCTCCGCCAACAAGGGATTCGGGAATGGCCCCGCAGGTGGGTCCCGCCTCCACGCAGCCTCCACGAGGCGCGAGCGGGTCGTCCCCCTCGTCCTCGTCATCAGAGAGGGAGAGGTGAGGGAGGCGGGAGGAAACGGCCAACGCTGCAAGGGAGAAAGCCTCGGCGATGGACTCTTGCGGGAGCGCGCAGTCCTCCAG
This portion of the Triticum dicoccoides isolate Atlit2015 ecotype Zavitan chromosome 7A, WEW_v2.0, whole genome shotgun sequence genome encodes:
- the LOC119333655 gene encoding uncharacterized protein LOC119333655; protein product: MRPLASPRRRWNQERFLYYGIDQPASRLASPETSSQRTPVRSKKKKTAEGGRHIAGDPIRPPRLEDAGLEDCALPQESIAEAFSLAALAVSSRLPHLSLSDDEDEGDDPLAPRGGCVEAGPTCGAIPESLVGGGRGSECHADEVMVVAGRGDEEDRVVVVVGQELGQEKGCAEGTREGEQRKVEDGIVEKAILVKDFA